A part of Tardiphaga sp. vice304 genomic DNA contains:
- a CDS encoding SEL1-like repeat protein gives MNSRVSWNVEGIEPSVRERAEAAARRAGMSLGDWLNSTIGDTAPPSFTSPNQRARTDQPPLMPRPALPHREAADVAEIHHRLDAITRQIEQFAKPVGQEPGVARQLNDAISRLDARLSQINEAAPAPHSHDTVERAAAKVYNPTPPIDPFSLDFAISEITARQSELDGVPRKNAPPIAPARAAAAAPVVNTSAIERQLSHITSQIDALQRPDTGIEQSIAAFRSELAEIRSVVTEALPRRAIESLESEIRSLARRIDDSKQSGIDNTALAGVERALGEIRATLQRLTPAEQLAGFDDAIRNLGGKIDLIVRSSDDPGTMQQLEGAIAALRAIVSNVASNEALGRLAGDVQSLSMKVDQLARTDQHSDSFAALEARIMTLTTALENRDKPQPAPNSEHLEGALKALSDRLDHLPVGNDSSAAFAHLEQRVSYLLERIETTSDPRAGNLGRVEDGLQDILRHLERQQASFAALTEARSLPTMDPALVDTIKRELSDMRFSQSETDRHTQDSLEVVHATLGHVVDRLAMIEGDLRSVKTAPPIPHAPVARATVSPTTMAPPPRPQLANPVQPTPPKALPVEPTPVPPQARSGPVAQFDAAPREFAATAISHEPAPAFSAPKNELLKIEIPKTETPKTEIPKAISDILDPPSAARIPPSSDRAAASRPAVDAQLPPDFPLEPGTRPQARVGTPSERIAASEEAISEIVDAKEQANASSFIAAARRAAKAAAASAPDRSRPAAKPAGTEAGGSTISSKIRSLLVGVSVVVIVLGSFKVAMTLLDSPSTAPFMQQAQDAEPLEEAEPAEPQSAPAAPAPAMPSLTSPTPMGRQSLNAQAPATQPAPAPQAVPQAPAVPYISPDVTGSITPPQPPVAGAVPVLPPSGQKLATVPIPASEKLPDAIGGALRSAALKGDATAAFEIGARYAEGRGVAVNFDEATKWYGRAADAGVVPAMFRLGTLFEKGMSGKKDLDAARRYYLQAAERGNAKAMHNLAVLDADGAGRGANYKSASLWFRKAAERGVADSQFNLGILYARGIGVEQNLAESFKWFSLAAAQGDADAGRKRDDVAKRLDPSSLAAAKLAIQSFTPVGQPDDAINVHAPAGGWDGPDAAKATGKRAAK, from the coding sequence ATGAATTCGCGCGTATCCTGGAATGTAGAAGGCATCGAGCCGTCGGTTCGCGAGCGGGCCGAAGCGGCTGCGCGCCGCGCCGGGATGTCGCTCGGCGACTGGCTGAACTCGACCATCGGCGATACGGCGCCGCCGTCCTTTACCTCACCGAACCAACGCGCGCGCACCGACCAGCCCCCGCTGATGCCGCGCCCGGCCTTGCCGCATCGCGAAGCCGCCGACGTCGCCGAGATCCACCACCGGCTCGACGCCATCACCCGGCAGATCGAACAATTTGCAAAACCCGTCGGCCAGGAACCCGGCGTCGCCCGCCAGCTCAACGACGCGATCTCGCGGCTCGACGCCCGGCTCTCGCAGATCAACGAAGCCGCGCCTGCGCCGCACAGCCACGACACCGTCGAGCGCGCGGCCGCAAAGGTCTACAACCCGACGCCACCGATCGATCCGTTCTCGCTGGATTTTGCGATCTCCGAAATCACCGCGCGGCAGAGCGAGCTCGACGGCGTGCCACGGAAGAATGCGCCGCCGATCGCACCGGCTCGCGCTGCCGCTGCCGCGCCTGTCGTGAACACATCTGCGATCGAGCGACAGCTATCGCATATCACCAGCCAGATCGACGCGCTGCAGCGCCCCGACACCGGCATCGAGCAGTCGATCGCCGCCTTCCGCTCTGAGCTCGCCGAAATCCGCAGCGTCGTCACCGAGGCGCTGCCGCGCCGCGCCATCGAGTCGCTCGAGAGCGAGATCCGCTCGCTCGCCCGGCGCATCGACGACAGCAAGCAGAGCGGCATCGACAATACGGCGTTGGCCGGCGTCGAACGCGCGCTCGGCGAAATCCGCGCCACGCTGCAGAGGCTGACGCCGGCCGAACAGCTCGCCGGATTCGACGACGCGATCCGCAACCTCGGCGGCAAGATCGACCTGATCGTGCGCTCCAGCGACGATCCCGGCACCATGCAGCAGCTCGAAGGCGCCATCGCCGCGCTTCGCGCGATCGTCTCCAACGTCGCCTCCAACGAGGCACTCGGACGTCTCGCCGGCGACGTGCAGTCGCTGTCGATGAAGGTCGACCAGCTGGCGCGCACCGACCAGCACAGCGATTCCTTTGCCGCGCTCGAAGCGCGCATCATGACGCTGACCACCGCGCTGGAAAACCGCGACAAGCCGCAGCCCGCGCCGAATTCCGAACATCTCGAAGGCGCATTAAAGGCGCTGTCGGACCGGCTCGACCATCTGCCGGTGGGCAATGACAGTTCGGCGGCGTTTGCGCATCTCGAGCAGCGCGTCTCCTATCTGCTGGAGCGGATCGAAACCACCAGCGATCCGCGCGCGGGCAATCTCGGCCGCGTCGAGGACGGGCTGCAGGACATTCTGCGCCATCTGGAGCGCCAGCAGGCGAGCTTCGCAGCACTGACCGAGGCCCGCAGCCTGCCGACGATGGACCCGGCGCTGGTCGATACCATCAAGCGCGAACTGTCCGACATGCGCTTCAGCCAGTCGGAGACCGACCGCCACACCCAGGATTCGCTGGAAGTCGTGCACGCCACGCTCGGCCATGTGGTCGATCGCCTGGCGATGATCGAAGGCGACCTGCGCAGCGTGAAGACCGCGCCGCCGATCCCGCACGCGCCGGTGGCGCGCGCCACGGTCAGCCCGACCACCATGGCGCCGCCGCCGCGCCCGCAATTGGCCAATCCCGTACAGCCCACCCCGCCCAAAGCGCTGCCGGTCGAACCGACCCCGGTGCCGCCGCAAGCCCGGTCCGGTCCGGTGGCGCAGTTCGATGCCGCGCCGCGCGAATTCGCGGCGACCGCCATCTCGCACGAGCCGGCGCCCGCCTTCTCGGCGCCGAAAAACGAGCTGCTCAAAATCGAGATCCCCAAAACCGAAACGCCCAAAACCGAGATTCCGAAGGCGATCAGCGACATTCTCGATCCGCCGTCGGCCGCCCGGATACCGCCTTCCTCCGACCGTGCGGCGGCCTCGCGACCGGCGGTCGATGCCCAATTGCCGCCGGATTTCCCGCTGGAGCCGGGAACCCGGCCGCAGGCCCGCGTCGGCACGCCGTCGGAACGCATTGCCGCCTCCGAGGAGGCGATCAGCGAAATCGTTGACGCCAAGGAGCAGGCCAACGCCTCCAGCTTCATCGCCGCCGCGCGCCGCGCGGCCAAGGCCGCTGCCGCGTCCGCCCCCGATCGATCGCGCCCCGCCGCGAAGCCTGCCGGCACCGAGGCCGGGGGCTCGACCATCAGTTCCAAGATCCGCTCGCTGCTGGTCGGCGTCAGCGTGGTCGTAATCGTGCTCGGCTCGTTCAAGGTGGCGATGACGCTGCTCGACAGCCCCTCGACGGCGCCGTTCATGCAACAGGCCCAGGACGCCGAGCCGCTCGAAGAAGCCGAGCCGGCGGAGCCCCAGAGCGCGCCGGCAGCGCCCGCCCCGGCCATGCCCTCCTTGACCTCGCCGACCCCGATGGGCCGGCAGTCGCTCAACGCCCAGGCGCCCGCCACGCAGCCCGCGCCGGCACCGCAAGCGGTGCCACAGGCGCCCGCCGTGCCCTACATCTCGCCGGACGTGACCGGCAGCATTACGCCCCCGCAGCCGCCGGTGGCCGGTGCCGTCCCGGTATTGCCGCCGAGCGGCCAGAAGCTTGCGACGGTCCCGATCCCCGCCAGCGAGAAGCTGCCCGACGCGATCGGCGGCGCGCTGCGTAGCGCGGCGTTGAAGGGCGACGCCACCGCGGCCTTCGAGATCGGCGCACGCTATGCCGAAGGCAGGGGCGTTGCCGTCAATTTCGACGAGGCCACCAAATGGTACGGCCGCGCGGCGGACGCCGGCGTGGTGCCGGCGATGTTCCGGCTCGGCACGCTGTTTGAGAAAGGCATGAGCGGCAAAAAGGACCTCGACGCCGCGCGCCGCTATTACCTGCAGGCCGCCGAGCGTGGCAACGCCAAGGCGATGCACAATCTCGCGGTGCTCGACGCCGATGGCGCGGGCCGCGGCGCCAACTACAAGAGCGCGTCGCTCTGGTTCCGCAAGGCGGCCGAACGCGGCGTCGCCGACAGCCAGTTCAACCTCGGTATTCTCTACGCCCGCGGTATCGGCGTCGAACAGAACCTTGCCGAATCCTTCAAATGGTTCAGCCTCGCCGCCGCCCAGGGCGACGCCGATGCCGGCCGCAAGCGCGACGACGTCGCCAAGCGCCTCGATCCGTCGTCGCTGGCGGCAGCGAAGCTCGCGATCCAGTCCTTCACGCCGGTAGGCCAGCCCGACGACGCCATCAACGTCCACGCCCCCGCCGGCGGCTGGGACGGCCCGGACGCCGCGAAAGCAACCGGCAAGCGCGCGGCGAAGTAG
- a CDS encoding acyl-CoA dehydrogenase C-terminal domain-containing protein: MPSYKAPLEDVGFLLNDVFQFDNYNNLPGFADASPDVREAILQEAAKLSEQVLQPLNRSGDLEGCVRHADGSVTTPKGFKEAYKQVTEGGWLGLSSPAEFGGQGLPVALSQTVNEFQCSANMAFSMYGGLTMGATAALVVHGKPEQKAIFLPKMVSGEWTGTMNLTEPHCGTDLGLLRTKAAPQGDGSYKISGTKIFISAGEHDLADNIIHLVLARIEGAPAGIKGVSLFVVPKVLVNEDGSLGARNGVSCGSIEHKMGIHGNSTCVMNYDNAQGWLIGEENKGMQGMFVMMNEARLGVAVQGLAQSEVAYQNAVAYAKDRLQGRSLTGPKAPDKPADPIIVHPDVRRTLLTIRAFNEAARAMVVWTALKSDVAHRSEDPKERQAADDHMGLMTPVLKGVLTDGGFANAVSAQQMFGGHGYIAEWGMEQFVRDARIAMIYEGTNGIQALDLVGRKLPRDGGRAAMAFFGEVAAFAKEHGADEAMKPYVDPLSGALGHLQQATMWLMNNAMMKPDNAGAGATDYMQLFGLTSFAYMWAKMAKVAQDKIAASGATPYLTTKLVTGRFFMERMLPETSVHLARIQTGAATTMELPAEAF, encoded by the coding sequence ATGCCCAGCTATAAAGCCCCCCTCGAAGACGTCGGCTTCCTGCTCAACGACGTGTTCCAGTTCGACAACTACAACAATCTGCCCGGCTTCGCCGATGCCTCGCCCGACGTCCGCGAGGCGATCCTGCAAGAGGCGGCCAAGCTGTCCGAGCAGGTGCTGCAGCCGTTGAACCGCTCCGGCGACCTCGAAGGCTGCGTCCGCCACGCCGACGGCAGCGTCACCACGCCAAAGGGGTTCAAGGAAGCCTACAAGCAGGTCACCGAGGGTGGCTGGCTCGGCCTGTCGTCGCCGGCGGAGTTTGGCGGCCAGGGCCTGCCGGTGGCGCTCTCCCAGACTGTCAATGAATTCCAGTGCTCCGCCAACATGGCGTTCTCGATGTATGGCGGCCTGACCATGGGCGCCACCGCGGCGCTGGTCGTGCACGGCAAGCCTGAGCAGAAGGCAATCTTTCTGCCGAAGATGGTGAGCGGCGAATGGACCGGCACCATGAACCTGACCGAGCCGCATTGCGGCACCGACCTCGGCTTGCTGCGCACCAAGGCCGCGCCGCAGGGCGACGGCAGCTACAAGATTTCCGGCACCAAGATTTTCATCTCCGCCGGCGAGCACGATCTGGCCGATAACATTATCCATTTGGTGCTGGCGCGCATCGAAGGCGCACCTGCCGGTATCAAGGGCGTGTCGCTGTTCGTGGTGCCGAAGGTGCTGGTTAATGAAGACGGCTCGCTCGGCGCGCGCAACGGCGTCAGTTGCGGCTCGATCGAGCACAAGATGGGCATCCACGGCAATTCCACCTGCGTGATGAACTACGACAACGCCCAGGGTTGGCTGATCGGCGAAGAGAACAAGGGCATGCAGGGCATGTTCGTGATGATGAACGAGGCACGGCTCGGCGTCGCGGTGCAAGGTCTCGCGCAGTCCGAAGTCGCCTATCAGAACGCGGTCGCCTATGCGAAGGACCGCCTTCAGGGTCGCTCGCTGACCGGGCCGAAGGCGCCTGACAAGCCGGCTGACCCGATCATCGTGCATCCCGACGTGCGGCGCACGCTGCTCACCATCCGCGCCTTCAATGAGGCGGCGCGCGCGATGGTGGTATGGACCGCGCTGAAGAGCGACGTCGCGCATCGCAGCGAAGACCCGAAGGAGCGTCAGGCCGCCGATGATCACATGGGCCTGATGACCCCGGTGCTGAAGGGCGTGCTGACCGATGGCGGCTTTGCCAATGCGGTGTCGGCGCAGCAGATGTTCGGCGGCCACGGCTACATCGCCGAATGGGGCATGGAGCAGTTCGTGCGCGATGCCCGTATCGCCATGATCTATGAGGGCACCAACGGCATCCAGGCGCTCGATCTGGTCGGCCGCAAGCTGCCGCGCGATGGCGGCCGTGCGGCGATGGCGTTCTTCGGCGAGGTCGCGGCGTTTGCCAAGGAGCACGGCGCCGACGAGGCGATGAAGCCCTATGTCGATCCGCTGTCGGGCGCGCTCGGCCATCTGCAGCAGGCGACGATGTGGCTGATGAACAACGCCATGATGAAGCCCGACAATGCCGGCGCCGGCGCCACCGATTACATGCAACTGTTCGGCCTGACCTCCTTCGCCTATATGTGGGCGAAGATGGCCAAGGTGGCGCAGGACAAGATTGCCGCTTCGGGGGCGACGCCGTATCTCACCACCAAGCTGGTGACCGGCCGCTTCTTCATGGAGCGGATGTTGCCGGAAACCTCGGTCCATCTAGCGCGCATCCAGACCGGTGCTGCAACGACGATGGAGCTTCCGGCGGAAGCGTTCTGA
- a CDS encoding TetR/AcrR family transcriptional regulator, producing the protein MENYPDWVAVVNTYVYGEGVKDRLTITDWIKHGLRTLAGQGEQALKVGALAAGLDVSRGSFYWHFKDIEDYRQALLREWRERVGDRVIRDIDTTLTGPARLTALMRLGFEEDRRLDRAIRSWATTDPSAAAVVASVDLQRVAYIAKLLTESGVESRKALPRAEFIYWAYIGQSAVMHQSQTAITEADVDDLGALFTR; encoded by the coding sequence ATGGAAAACTACCCGGACTGGGTGGCGGTCGTCAATACATATGTGTATGGTGAGGGTGTGAAAGATCGCCTCACCATCACCGACTGGATCAAGCATGGCCTGCGGACGCTGGCTGGCCAGGGCGAACAGGCCCTGAAGGTCGGCGCACTGGCCGCCGGGCTGGACGTGTCGCGCGGCAGTTTCTACTGGCATTTTAAGGACATCGAGGATTATCGCCAGGCCTTGCTGCGGGAATGGCGGGAGCGTGTCGGCGACCGCGTGATCCGCGATATCGACACCACGCTCACCGGGCCGGCGCGATTGACCGCCTTGATGCGGCTCGGTTTTGAGGAAGATCGCAGGCTCGACCGCGCCATCCGGTCATGGGCGACCACCGACCCGTCGGCCGCGGCCGTGGTGGCGTCGGTTGATCTGCAGCGGGTGGCCTATATCGCCAAGCTGCTGACCGAATCCGGGGTCGAGAGCCGCAAGGCGCTGCCCCGCGCCGAGTTCATCTACTGGGCCTATATCGGCCAGTCCGCCGTGATGCATCAGTCGCAAACCGCCATCACCGAAGCTGACGTCGACGACCTCGGCGCCTTGTTCACGCGGTAG
- a CDS encoding sulfite exporter TauE/SafE family protein: MQLYLPIADIPVNVFLILAMGAAVGFVSGMFGIGGGFLMTPLLIFVGIAPAVAVASVASHIAASSFSGALSYWRRRAIDPALAAVLLSGGIIGTALGVFVFTLLRNLGQLDLLIALSYVVLLSTVGGLMFWEGLRAIVRVRRGETIQLRRSGSHGWIHGLPLKMRFKRSKIYLSVIPIVATGLVIGFIGAVMGIGGSFILIPIMIYWLRIPTSTVIGTSMVLTLVTMVFATLLHAVTNHLVDAVLALILMVGGVTGAQFGARAGQKIRGEQLRLLLGLLILAVGIRFAIELVIQPADLFTIRETGGAG; the protein is encoded by the coding sequence GTGCAGCTGTATCTCCCGATCGCCGACATTCCCGTCAACGTGTTCCTGATCCTCGCGATGGGCGCCGCGGTGGGATTCGTGTCCGGCATGTTCGGGATCGGCGGCGGCTTCCTGATGACCCCGCTGTTGATCTTCGTCGGCATCGCGCCCGCCGTCGCGGTCGCCTCGGTCGCCAGCCACATCGCCGCCTCGTCATTCTCCGGCGCGCTGTCCTACTGGCGGAGGCGCGCGATCGACCCCGCGCTGGCCGCCGTGTTGTTATCCGGCGGCATCATCGGCACCGCGCTTGGCGTCTTCGTGTTCACGCTGCTGCGCAACCTTGGCCAGCTCGACCTGCTGATCGCCCTGTCCTATGTCGTGCTGCTCAGTACCGTCGGCGGGCTGATGTTCTGGGAAGGGCTGCGCGCCATCGTACGGGTACGCCGCGGCGAGACCATCCAGCTGCGCCGTTCGGGCAGCCATGGCTGGATCCACGGCCTGCCGCTGAAGATGCGCTTCAAGCGCTCCAAGATCTATCTGTCGGTGATCCCGATCGTCGCAACCGGCCTGGTGATCGGCTTCATCGGCGCGGTGATGGGCATCGGCGGCAGCTTCATCCTGATCCCGATCATGATCTACTGGCTGCGAATTCCGACCTCCACGGTGATCGGCACCTCGATGGTGCTGACGCTGGTGACCATGGTGTTCGCGACACTGCTGCACGCTGTGACCAACCATCTGGTCGATGCCGTGCTGGCGCTGATCCTGATGGTCGGCGGCGTCACCGGCGCGCAGTTCGGCGCCCGCGCCGGGCAGAAGATCCGCGGCGAACAATTGCGGCTGCTGCTCGGCCTGCTGATCCTGGCGGTCGGCATCCGCTTTGCCATCGAGCTGGTGATCCAGCCGGCCGACCTGTTCACCATCCGCGAGACCGGAGGTGCGGGATGA
- a CDS encoding EAL domain-containing protein: MGGKCEGCRDDVPLPFEFKMAFQPIVDLNVGRVWGYEALVRGPNGESAWSVLSKVTAATRYRFDQAARVLAIETAGALFKQPHLRLSINFMPNAVYEPAACIQKSLAAATRVNFPYRNLMFEFTENERMTDVAHVQKVVEAYKEFGFMTALDDFGSGFAGLGLLARLQPDLIKIDMELLRDIHLSRAKQAIVAGIVGIARELEITVLGEGVESAEELALLRAAGISLFQGYHFAKPALMALPEVPLLNAPITVRATG, from the coding sequence ATGGGTGGCAAGTGTGAGGGATGCCGGGACGATGTTCCGCTCCCGTTCGAATTCAAGATGGCGTTCCAGCCGATCGTCGACCTCAATGTCGGACGCGTCTGGGGCTATGAGGCGCTGGTCCGCGGCCCAAATGGCGAGTCGGCCTGGTCGGTGCTGAGCAAGGTCACCGCCGCCACCCGCTACCGCTTCGACCAGGCGGCACGCGTGCTGGCGATCGAGACCGCCGGCGCGCTGTTCAAGCAGCCGCATCTGCGGCTGTCGATCAATTTCATGCCGAACGCGGTCTACGAGCCCGCCGCCTGCATCCAGAAATCCCTGGCTGCCGCGACGCGCGTCAACTTTCCGTACCGGAACCTGATGTTCGAGTTCACCGAAAACGAACGGATGACGGACGTCGCGCATGTGCAGAAGGTCGTCGAGGCGTACAAGGAATTCGGCTTTATGACCGCGCTGGACGATTTCGGCTCCGGCTTCGCCGGCCTCGGCCTGCTGGCGCGGTTGCAGCCGGACCTGATCAAGATCGATATGGAACTGTTGCGTGACATTCATCTCAGCCGCGCCAAGCAGGCGATCGTCGCCGGCATCGTCGGCATCGCGCGCGAACTCGAAATCACCGTGCTCGGCGAAGGCGTCGAGAGCGCCGAAGAACTCGCCTTGCTGCGCGCCGCCGGCATCTCGCTGTTCCAGGGCTATCATTTCGCCAAGCCTGCTCTGATGGCACTACCCGAAGTACCGTTGCTGAATGCGCCGATCACCGTCCGCGCGACGGGTTGA
- a CDS encoding nuclear transport factor 2 family protein, whose protein sequence is MTGLDTKYDYMRGHDPAVLWDLLHPDAVFESPVVHTPQRGRDIVFKYLVSAEKVLGGAGFAYRGEWRNDRSVILEFDTTLEGIVINGVDMITFDSNDRIVHFKVMVRPLKAINVLHRLMGERLA, encoded by the coding sequence ATGACCGGTCTCGACACCAAGTACGACTACATGCGCGGGCACGACCCGGCCGTGCTGTGGGATCTGCTGCATCCTGACGCGGTGTTCGAAAGCCCCGTCGTGCATACGCCGCAACGTGGCCGTGATATCGTCTTCAAATATCTCGTCAGTGCCGAAAAGGTGCTCGGCGGCGCCGGCTTCGCCTATCGCGGCGAATGGCGCAACGATCGCAGTGTAATTCTGGAATTCGATACAACGCTCGAGGGCATCGTCATCAACGGCGTCGATATGATCACGTTCGATAGCAACGACCGCATCGTTCATTTCAAAGTCATGGTGCGCCCGCTCAAGGCCATCAATGTCCTGCACCGCCTGATGGGCGAGCGTCTCGCCTAA
- a CDS encoding acetyl-CoA C-acetyltransferase yields the protein MPEAYIYDHVRTPRGRGKADGSLHEVTALALATAPLKALKERNNIQPGTIDDVILGCVDPVGEAGGDIARMAALSAGYGNDVPGIQINRFCASGLDAVNFAAAQVMSGQHEMTIGGGAESMSRIGIGASGGAWPVDPSIAVPAYFMPQGVSADLIATKYGFSRDDVDGYAVQSQQRSAKSWEEGRFAKSVIPVKDINGLTILARDEHMRPTTTMQSLAALQPSFVTMGQMGGFDAVAIQSHPEIERVNYVHHAGNSSGIVDGAAAVLLGSEAAGKKAGLKPRAKIRAFANIGSEPAMMLTGPVDVTKKVLERSGMKLSDIDLFELNEAFASVVLRFMQAFEIDNDKINVCGGAIAMGHPLGATGAMILGTVLDELERTGKSTALVTLCIGGGMGTATIIERV from the coding sequence ATGCCCGAGGCCTATATCTACGATCACGTGCGTACCCCGCGCGGCCGCGGCAAGGCCGACGGGTCGCTGCATGAGGTGACCGCGCTGGCGCTCGCCACCGCGCCGCTGAAGGCGCTGAAGGAACGCAACAACATCCAGCCCGGCACCATCGACGACGTCATTCTCGGCTGCGTCGATCCGGTCGGCGAGGCCGGCGGCGACATCGCCCGCATGGCGGCGCTGTCGGCGGGCTACGGCAATGACGTGCCGGGCATCCAGATCAACCGTTTCTGTGCCTCCGGCCTCGACGCGGTGAATTTCGCCGCGGCGCAGGTGATGTCCGGCCAGCATGAGATGACGATCGGCGGCGGCGCGGAATCGATGAGCCGGATCGGCATCGGTGCCTCCGGCGGCGCCTGGCCGGTCGATCCCTCGATCGCGGTGCCGGCCTACTTCATGCCGCAGGGCGTCTCGGCCGATCTGATCGCGACCAAATACGGCTTCTCGCGCGACGACGTCGATGGCTACGCCGTGCAGAGCCAGCAGCGTTCCGCAAAATCCTGGGAAGAAGGCCGCTTCGCCAAGTCGGTCATTCCGGTCAAGGACATCAATGGCCTGACGATTCTGGCCCGCGACGAGCACATGCGCCCGACCACGACCATGCAGTCGCTCGCGGCCTTGCAGCCGTCCTTCGTGACGATGGGCCAGATGGGCGGGTTTGACGCGGTAGCGATCCAGTCGCATCCGGAAATCGAGCGCGTCAATTATGTGCACCACGCCGGCAACTCGTCGGGCATCGTCGATGGCGCCGCCGCCGTGCTGCTGGGCTCCGAGGCTGCCGGCAAGAAGGCCGGCCTCAAGCCGCGCGCGAAAATCCGCGCCTTCGCCAATATCGGCTCCGAGCCGGCGATGATGCTGACCGGCCCGGTCGACGTGACCAAGAAGGTGCTGGAGCGTTCCGGCATGAAGCTGTCGGACATCGATCTGTTCGAGCTCAACGAGGCCTTCGCCTCCGTCGTGCTGCGCTTCATGCAGGCGTTCGAGATCGACAATGACAAGATCAATGTCTGCGGCGGCGCGATCGCGATGGGTCATCCGCTCGGCGCCACCGGCGCGATGATCCTCGGCACCGTGCTGGACGAGCTGGAGCGCACCGGCAAGTCGACCGCACTGGTGACGCTGTGCATCGGCGGCGGCATGGGCACCGCCACGATCATCGAGCGGGTATAG
- a CDS encoding TIGR02186 family protein codes for MRALAAILLTMAFAAPAQAERLIVSVSNHRVTVTPNYAGEELVLFGSVEKDDKTPAVTGNYDLVVTVSGPRADLVTRRKERRFGIWINTDSRQFLKVPSYLSVFANRPIDAIAPPDVQRRQQLGLSNVLLTQRVGTDYADVVATDAFRSAFVRLRSEHGLYREATSAVTFLTPTLFRTGIPLPAEVPIGTYDIEIKLFANGALISKADTAFDIVKVGFEQFVANAARNHGLFYGLVTALMALMTGWMASVVFRRD; via the coding sequence ATGAGGGCGCTCGCCGCGATCCTGCTGACGATGGCCTTCGCCGCGCCCGCGCAGGCCGAGCGGCTGATCGTCTCGGTGTCGAACCACCGCGTCACCGTGACGCCGAATTATGCCGGCGAGGAGCTGGTGCTGTTCGGCTCGGTCGAGAAGGACGACAAGACGCCGGCGGTCACCGGCAATTACGATCTCGTCGTCACCGTCTCGGGCCCGCGCGCCGACCTCGTCACGCGGCGCAAGGAACGCCGCTTCGGGATCTGGATCAACACCGACTCCCGCCAGTTCCTGAAGGTGCCATCCTATCTCTCGGTGTTCGCCAACCGACCGATCGACGCGATCGCGCCGCCTGACGTGCAACGCCGCCAGCAGCTTGGCCTGTCCAACGTGCTGCTGACGCAGCGGGTCGGCACCGACTATGCCGATGTGGTGGCGACCGACGCTTTCCGCAGTGCTTTCGTTCGGTTGCGCAGCGAGCACGGCCTGTATCGCGAAGCGACCTCTGCGGTCACATTCCTGACGCCGACCTTGTTTCGCACCGGCATCCCGCTGCCCGCGGAAGTGCCGATCGGCACCTATGACATCGAGATCAAGCTGTTTGCCAATGGCGCGCTGATCTCGAAGGCCGACACCGCCTTCGACATCGTCAAGGTCGGCTTCGAGCAGTTCGTTGCCAATGCCGCGCGCAACCACGGTCTGTTCTACGGCCTGGTGACGGCGCTGATGGCGCTGATGACCGGCTGGATGGCGTCCGTCGTGTTCCGAAGAGATTAG